Sequence from the Zeugodacus cucurbitae isolate PBARC_wt_2022May chromosome 5, idZeuCucr1.2, whole genome shotgun sequence genome:
aaactttTATGCTCCCACTTTTTTCTGTGATTTCTCGTGTCAAGTGACCAGCACCAACGTCTCCAACCCCCGCGTTCACACACTTAgcactttactttactttgttGACGACAGCCACGGCAGCGTTAACGAAACCGACGTTATATGATGAGGGGGAACTGTCACGGCAAATACTGTGACGGCAGCGCAAACAGCGGCTGAGACGACGTTACTTTTGCAGTTGCTTCCGCTCCcttttcgttttaatttttcattggaTTTCTCCCCTACCGATGCCACTGCTGCTTTGCACAATGAACAGACGTTTGAGTTTCCGTTTGAGGCGTACAAAATTTACTCCattacaattgaaatatacgcTATAGTATAATTTATTGTCGATTTTAGATGTATGCACAATCTTTTTTCGCTATGCTGCACTTTTCCAATTGAAACTTTAATTCAAACGAGACGTCTCATTCACTTTCTGCCTTCCCTTCAAATCGCAATCATCCGTCATTTTTGCCATTACTGGCTTTTCTTTGTTTCGCATGGTGATGCCACCTTATTGTTTTCGCAAAGCGGCGCTACCTGATTTTTGCGTGAGTTTGAACACCTGAATTTGTGAAAGTAaactaaattaacaaaaatagctTTTTAAAAGTGCCTGCGTGTGCATGTGATTAGctgaattaattattatttaattaattttaataacgaCTCAAAAAactctaattataaaaaataaattttttatttcagttcgTTTGATTACCAACATCTGGCAGCATGAAACATGTGTGGTGGGTTTGGTGTGACGTTAGTGACGTTcagcattttataaaaaaaaagattgcGGCATTTTCAGCTAATTTTCGCGCTtgcagaaaattttattatttcattaataatatagtgaatttgtacaaaatacgccgcaattcaattgaaattagTGTGCGGGAGTtggcaatatataaataagtgtgtTTAAGTGCATAAAAAACGGTAATCGCGTGGATTTGTATTTAAGCTGCTGCTGCAAAAATGTCCGTACGCGATCAAATTAAAATAGATATAGTGagtaaacaacaaacaatatttgcaatattCATTGTTGCAATTACTTATTTTACAAACAATATATAATTCCAGGAATGGGGACACGAACGTTTGGTGCGCTCTCAACAGGTGGTGGAGATGCGTCCCTACGACATTGAATCGTGGTCGGTGTTGCTGCGTGAGGCACAAACGCGGCCTGTGAACGATGTGCGGAGTTTGTATGAATCGTTAGTGAATGTATTCCCAACAACAGCACGTTATTGGAAGATCTACATAGAACAAGAGATGAAAGGCCGAAATTTTGAACGTGTTGAAAAATTGTTCCAACGTTCGttggtaaaaattttaaatatagattTGTGGAAGTTGTACTTGACATATGTGAAAGAGACCAAAGCTGGGTTAAGCACGCACAAGtatgttgtttacattttgtataaGTTAATAatagataaattaatttaataatttcttatttttttagagaaaagCTAGCGCAGGCTTATGACTTTGCTTTGGAGAAAATTGGCATGGATTTGCATTCGTTCTCAATTTGGCAGGACTACATACATTTCTTGCGCAGCGTAGAAGCTGTGGGTAGTTATGCGGAGAATCAGAAAATTACCGCAGTGCGTAGAGTGTATCAGAAAGCCGTGGTTACGCCCATTGTAGGCATTGAGCAATTATGGAAAGACTATATAGCGTTTGAGCATAACATAAATCCCATAATATCGGAGAAAATGAGTTTGGAGCGTTCAAagtaatttcacaattttactatttgtttaattagttttaaaaaatatttcgtgtTTGCAGGGACTATATGAACGCACGTCGTGTTGCCAAGGAACTTGAAATACTTACTAAAGGCTTAAATCGTAATTTACCGGCCGTACCACCAACACTTTCCAAAGAAGAAGTGAAGCAGGTGAgtgctaaataaatttttcctttatattaattaatgttaatataatatttctccCCTTCCAGGTTGACTTATGGAAGAAATTCATTGCATTCGAAAAATCAAATCCTCTACGTACAGAGGACACCGCGCTCATAACGCGTCGTGTTATGTTTGCTACGGAGCAATGCCTGCTGGTGCTCACCCATCATCCGGCTGTGTGGCATCAGGCAGCGCAGTATTTAGATCAAAGTGCGCAAGCGTTGGCGGAAAAAGGCGTGCGTATTGTGTTGCATAAacgtataattatattttttaaatttagcagCTGGCGTGGAGGCTATATACCGTTACTGAGTTCCCGTAGTGTGTTGTGCTGCTACTTATTAACGTTGTGGCGCCATACAAACATCGCACTGCAGTGCTTActtgtgcaaaaacaaaaacttgctGGAAAAGATGCCAATAAAACGCTGTGTTCAGCGCTCACTGCGCAACACAATATGCTTACAAATGCCATaatcgatttcttttattttgaacTATTGTACAATGATGCATGGTTGTATTAATGCAGTTGCATGACTTTAAACAcgtgtgattttttttcaaataagtgCTGAATAATGTTGTtgcattataaattttttgaaattgtgattttttgagaaattatTGCTGAATAATTGTGAATTATCAATTTTAACGGCTGAAAAGCGTTTAAAATATGTCATACATGCAACTGCATTGATGCTTCCATTGACATCGCCCACTCACTGTGTTCACTAGCTTGTATATAATCTCaacttatttgtatataattatttatatatttttttaaatctaaaacAGGATACACAAGCTGCTAAAATCTTCGGCGATGAATGCGCCAACATACTGGAGCGTTCCATTAACGGCGTCTTGAATAAAAATGCGCTGCTCTACTTTGCCTATGCAGACTTTGAGGAGGGACGCATGAAGTATGATAAAGTGCATGCTATGTACAACAAATTGCTCTCCATACCGGATATTGATCCAACGCTGGTGAGTAGCAGGCTTCGTACTGatgatttaatatttattaatgtataTTTCCATTAACTTCAAGGCTTACGTGCAATATATGAAGTTCGCTCGTCGCGCAGAGGGCATAAAATCCGCGCGTGCTGTCTTCAAGAAGGGCCGTGAAGATGTACGCTCACGCTATCATGTATTCGTGGCTGCAGCATTAATGGAATATTACTGTTCGAAGGATAAGGATATTGCTTTTCGTATATTTGAACTCGGTTTGAAACGTTTCGGCGGTAGTCCGGAGTATGTTATGTGTTACATCGATTATTTGTCACATTTGAATGAGGACAACAATACGCGTGTGCTGTTCGAGCGCGTGCTGTCGTCGGGTGGTCTTACGCCTGCGCTTAGTGTGGATGTATGGAATCGGTTTTTGGAATTCGAATCGAATATTGGCGATTTGTCGAGTATTGTGAAAGTGGAGCGCCGGCGCAGCGCGGTGCTGGAGAATGTGAGTGCAGTCTTACTTCTGTATACCAAGTATGTCTTAAACTaaactttattttacttacagCTAAAAGAGTATGAGGGCAAAGAGACTGCACAGCTGGTGGATCGCTATAAATTTCTGGATCTTTATCCCTGCACAAGTGTTGAGCTGCGTTCCATCGGCTATACAGaggtgagttgttgttgttgctctgttAGTAGTTATATTTTTCCAACTTATATGTACGCATGCATTTGTAATTGCAATTTCAATGCTGCTCGCGCTGCAAATGCTAGAAGAGTTACGTAAGTTTTGTGCTAATTGGCTAACACAATGTACATTTTTCTTACATAACGCACATCTCAAACTCAACAACTCATTAGCATAtgcataaaatttcaaatatttttactcacATTATCatgccaaaatatttattaaaccttGCTTGCTAACTTACAGAATGTCGGCATTATGACAAATAAAAGCGCCGCCGCCGCTACCGCTGCCAAGCCGGATGAACCCGATGTCGAGCAGGTTGTCTCTTTGCCGCGTCCCGATTTCTCTCAGATGGTGCCGTACAAGCCGAAAGTGAATGCACATCCCGGCGAACATCCGCTAGCCGGTGGCACCTTTCCACAACCGCCAGCTTTGGCTTCACTGTGCGCACAGCTGCCACCGCCTGTATCCTTCCGCGGTCCGTTTGTCTCCATCGAAATGCTGTTCGACATCTTCAATCGCATTAAGCTGCCAGACGGTGCGTTATTACtgttatttgttgtaaaaatatttttatttttataattattttcttatttatttttattaagtgttattaattattattttttaatttttataaattttttttttaattttttttattgttattaattattatttttttttaatttttataattttttttttttaatttttataattttttttttttaatttttattaattttttttattgttattaattattattttttttttaatttttatcaattaagttttattgattaattatttttttattgattaattatttttttattcatttatttatttttatcaattaatttattttcatcaattaatttatttttattagttagttttttgttaattaattttaattaattattatttttatttatttttttttaattgttatatttttcattaatatttttttatcacttagattattttatacattttttattaattttaattataatttttttgtaataatattaattaattgattgttttttatttttttttaaattaatttttcttaattaattttaatattatttttttatattaattttaattaattaattttattattattaattatttttttattaaattatttatttttattaattcagtttttattagattttattaattcattttttaagttgtgtttatttttttcataaattttttttattaatttgtattaataaatcttttattaattgttattttttattaattttaattaagttttattattattatttttaattaatttttttattatattttttttttaattttaattaattagtttttttttattaatttttttcattagcttttataacttaattgttttttattacttatttttttattaattaatatttttatattaatttgtattaattttttattattattaattattttttaataatttatttatttatttttactcatttttattaattaatttttttttatgttacagCTGTGCCCCTGCCCGTCGGCGATCATGGTTGCGATACGAAACTCTTCGATTTGGCGAAATCGGTGCATTGGATTGTCGATGACAGCGTCTGCACCGGCGATGCGGGCAGTCTGAAACGGCGACGCATGCTGCCCGGCGGTGATGACAGCGATGAAGAGGGTCAAGCACCAGCGCCACCAGCTAATGATATATACCGTTTGCGGCAGCAAAAACGCTTCtccaaataaatatgttttttctaaatataaataatataatatgtgtatTTTAAGCGCGCGCGTCGCTGCATAGTGCATGCAGCATTTAACGCAATGTAAAAAACGAGTTTTTCTTTCTGCAAAgagttttaaagtttttatttattcattcacaCATAACGGCAATATAAAGgcattacatataatatttcaaaactacaaCTATTGGACGGTATTTAGTGAGTATATGTTAAATGCttgctaaatttaaatttaattttaatttgctaaATTAAGTTATTTTCTTATCTAACACCTAGGTAAGAGACACTGCTATTGGCGTgcaagttttcaaaaatatacaatgAACACAATACAACgattataagaaaaaacaacaatatttattagaCACAAAAGCTGGTTTTGTCtgctgcttgctgttgttgctgtagccaAAGCTGTAATTTCAATCAATCAAATAACTGCACTTATTGTATCAGCGAACACGCAATTGTTATAATTGTTGTAACAGCAAAAAATACGCCTCCAACGTTTTTGTTGTATGCTGTTGTGCAGTCAGTATCTGAAACTGCACAGTAATCCTCATCAGCAACAGTTACCAAGCACCAGCAGATAAGCCTCGCCACAATGGTGCGCTTTAAAAGTATGCATTTGGTTGCCGCTTTTACTAAAATACAGTTTTTCTTTGTAGTTTCTACAAATTCAAATTATCAAACACCGGCCATACGACAGGCCAAATCACTACTTAACCTCAAATTATAAATTGCTCTAAGTAAGGtgctaatattattatataatgaaCTGGTgagtttgttttgatttttattaccgttattttacTATAAAGTAGTGTGAAGTAGTTTAGAGATTttgtttaactctatttttagacacTTGATTGTCTAAATATTAACTAGAACATTTGTTCGTTCGTAAATTATGCTAAAAGTACCGTTAATAACGGTAAAAATGCTTGACTAAAGCTGAGTTTGaaaaatgaaagcaattttAAGTCTAATTGAGGATAAGTTAGGCGCCGCGGCGCGCCGGTGTGGTTCTTTCAAAAGTTGACAGTTCTTGCTTGTATAGAAATCCGGATCCGTACCGTACCGACGTAGACAGGCCTGGAGCCTCCTGAAATCGATGAGAACTAAATTTACGATTTCCGCTTTTAATAAGATATATTGTTTCGAAGCGCAGCAACCTTTAGTGAGGTGACCATCtgtggcatcgttatacttttcgattagactggtctgggttcctggccacagcggaatcgcgGGAAATTgaaaggctgatgagcttgcaaggtcaggaacgTCAGTCTCACCATCAGTAGCATGGAAACATGTAGGAGCACCGTTGTCTTATTGTCGTTTACTACTGAACACATGGGCCTCGGCTAAGCTGTCACTAGCACTTGCGCAGTCGCCAGATATTTCTGGCCTAAGATGAATCGCAGCAAGTCTACCGATTTCTTCGCTCTCAGTAAAGGTTACCTCTACTTAGTCGTAGAGGTTCTTTGTCTTTtgccattgtcccatcgggatccaTGTCGAAAGGTTAAAAATATTACCGGATGCTTGCTGTAGAAGCTGCTCGACTAATTACTAATCTAGGGGGGATCCAGGATTCACAAAGGAGTGACCTTAAGCTAAGGTCTTTAAATTATAGCTTTCCCACTCAATCATTTGCTTACCGTCACATTCTTCGTAACGCGACCACTCTTTTTCGCGCGCTCCATTGCAAACTCTTTCGGGTGATAGCGTTTACGATGCTTATATAACCCAGCGAACTGCGCAAATTGCTTGCAGCACATTTTGCACTTGTACCGTTTGACGGCCGAATGCAGCAGCATGTGCGCATAATAGCTCGAACCAACGCCGAAGTCCTTGCCACATATGGGACAAACCTTCTCACGTATATTCAAGTGCGTGCGCATATGACGCTCACAATCGAAAGCCGTGTAGAATGCCTTGTCGCAGAGCTCACATGGAAAGTCGCGTCTACCGCTGTGCCGCTTCAAATGCTGATTCAGTTTGCTGCCCGTTGCGTAGCTGACGCCGCACTGTTCGCAGACGAACGGCCGGCTTTGGGTATGTGAGCGTTCGTGTACGCGCAAAGCGGGGCCGTCAAAGAACTTCTTCGGACAATAAGCGCACATGTGTTGGCGCTGATTGCTGTGACGTTTGAGGTGACACAGCAGATTGCGACTCAGCGTGAAGCTCATGCCGCATATGTGACAAATGTTCTCCAGCGCGATGGTGGGCTTTTCGGAGGCAGTGCTACGCGGCGCGTGCTGTGTAACAacgattttcgttttatttttgccATTGCAATGCGCTTGCCGCATGTGACGTTCGATTTCGGTGTGTTTCTTGTACTGGGCGCCGCACTCGTCGCAGTTGAACGGCGCTATATGCTCGTCCAGAAAGTTTAGCAGCTGATAGTACTCGTAGCAGGGTTCATAAGTACCGCCTTGCAGCTTGGTGGTACAGCGTCGCTCCTTTTCCAAACGGTAGGTGCAGCGGAATTCCACAATGCGCTGTTTCAACTTAAGCGCTGATATGTTTATATTGTGCACGTCGCGCAGCTGCTCGCTCATCGCCTTGAAAATGTTCGAACGCATGCGGCGCCGCTTGTACAGCTCATTATTCGTATTCCACAATTGCGGATGCGCCGCGTACACCTCGATGATTTTCAGATTTTGCTGCTTATTCAGTAGCAGCTTCGGCGCATCGGTACACTGCTCAGCGAGCTGTAAAGCCAATTAAATGTGTAAAGTGCTCATAGCGACAGCAATTATATGCGAGTTACTCACCACTTCATTGAGGAAAGCGAAGTTATCATAAAAGCACCAACGCGTACAGCCGCCCTCCAGTTCGATGCGCTGCCGTTCGCGCCTATAATACTTGATATAATCGTGCATTTTGCGGTGCAACTTCACCCAAGTGTAGCACATCTGGTAGTGCGCATTAAACTGTGCCGTTATTTGACGCCAAACATTGCGCCGTCGCACGCGACTTTTAAAGTCTGCATGATCGGGATCCCAAAGCATCGGGTACTCACTGTAGAGTTCTATCAATTTTTGCGCTTGCTCAGCCGTGAGGCGCGCGTAAGACTCAGTCTCCTCGGTGTACTGCGGCGCAGCTTGGGTTTGTTCATCGTACTGCAACGGAAGAGTGTTTTTGAATCAGCGCTTGTCAATTATCTTACTGCTACTTACATCGTGTAGTATACCCGAGTCACCATTCGATGAATCGTACTCCTCTGAAGCCATATTCTCATCAGCGTCAAAGCTGCTAACTTCGTTTACTGTAACGGCTTGTTGGTGATGAGGCGTAGACGTGCTAACCTCGGGCTCTTGTGCCTGGAACAGTTTCTGAAAATGCAGTAGACTATTTTATAAATGTGTTTACAAAAACCCCATCATTGGTGCTCTTTACCACTCTTGGCAGCTCTAGCACCTctagaatttgtattttatttcttttccgcAATGAGCGCCGTGGTGCATTTGGCTCGTTCGGATTTTCGTCTGCTTTGCGGTTCTCCTGCAACGTGGTTCTCGGTTCTAGATACCTAGTTGACTGCTCTACATATGTGAGCTCTTCTTGCAGCTTGTTCGTAGATTCTACTATTGAATCaacttcattatttttgagcTCTGTCGTATTTGTTTCTAACTTCGCCGCTTCCTGCATAACGTCCTCACTTTTTAATATCTCCTCGACCATAACCTCAAAGTGTTGCGCCGCAGATTTACTGAGTTGAAGAGTTATTTCGTTAACAAGGTTTTCGACCTCGCAGTTTCCTTCATTTCTTTCTTCCATGCTTTCTTCTAGTCGTTTCTCCTTGGCGCCGCAGAACACGTGATTATCTTCCTTTCCTTCAACAGCCACATCTTCGTCTTCTACAGTTTCATTGGTGATCGCATTTTCTTCTGTTCTTCCTTCTTCTCCTCCCTCACAACAGTCGCCGGGATCTTTACAAATCCGTCTGCAAATCTTACACAACTGCGGCTCGATGTGCTCCCTTAGGAATTGTAAATGCGCGTAGAACTCGAAGCTGCTTTCATATGTTTGTCCCTTCAATTGAGTTTTGAGTTCTTCAAGTTTCTCGAGACGATATCGCTTGCGTAGCGCATTAAGTCGCCGCTGTACAGCCGCCGCTTTCAGGTTTATACCGAACTTTTTCAGTTTCTGACTGATGCTGCGATATGCCTTCGCCTGAGCCTCAGTCTTTTGGTCACCTCGTTTTTCTTTATGCCAGAGTTCGGGGAATTTTTCATAAACCTCTATTAATTTCTCAGTTCTGAGGCGCTTCAGTAGTGGGTTCTGCAAAAGTATTATAATCGTGATTATCTAGCGGGCTTTGAAAATACCGTGGAATTTAAGTGGctacttttttctttaaagaaGGTAGCTTTTCTGTCACTTTTCGAACCCAGGAGCCTCTTCTTCTTTAGAGTAATTcagatttttaggaaaattaagGAAAGACTCAAGGTTTTTGGGCCTATAGACTGAAATATATTCGGTATTTCGACATGCACCGCGAAGAGTCTGATACCGTTAGATGAATGGAGTAGTACTAACTTCTTTCACCTACTTGTTCTGAGGTTCGGACATTATCTGTACCTCAACTGAATTCAGAGTTGCGTACTAAAGGAAAGGATTTATTAGGAAAAATGTGGGACCATC
This genomic interval carries:
- the LOC105208692 gene encoding protein suppressor of forked; protein product: MSVRDQIKIDIEWGHERLVRSQQVVEMRPYDIESWSVLLREAQTRPVNDVRSLYESLVNVFPTTARYWKIYIEQEMKGRNFERVEKLFQRSLVKILNIDLWKLYLTYVKETKAGLSTHKEKLAQAYDFALEKIGMDLHSFSIWQDYIHFLRSVEAVGSYAENQKITAVRRVYQKAVVTPIVGIEQLWKDYIAFEHNINPIISEKMSLERSKDYMNARRVAKELEILTKGLNRNLPAVPPTLSKEEVKQVDLWKKFIAFEKSNPLRTEDTALITRRVMFATEQCLLVLTHHPAVWHQAAQYLDQSAQALAEKGDTQAAKIFGDECANILERSINGVLNKNALLYFAYADFEEGRMKYDKVHAMYNKLLSIPDIDPTLAYVQYMKFARRAEGIKSARAVFKKGREDVRSRYHVFVAAALMEYYCSKDKDIAFRIFELGLKRFGGSPEYVMCYIDYLSHLNEDNNTRVLFERVLSSGGLTPALSVDVWNRFLEFESNIGDLSSIVKVERRRSAVLENLKEYEGKETAQLVDRYKFLDLYPCTSVELRSIGYTENVGIMTNKSAAAATAAKPDEPDVEQVVSLPRPDFSQMVPYKPKVNAHPGEHPLAGGTFPQPPALASLCAQLPPPVSFRGPFVSIEMLFDIFNRIKLPDAVPLPVGDHGCDTKLFDLAKSVHWIVDDSVCTGDAGSLKRRRMLPGGDDSDEEGQAPAPPANDIYRLRQQKRFSK
- the LOC105208688 gene encoding uncharacterized protein LOC105208688: MELYKDCNGACAIATPPPTMMSTLPTQQQRIKCGEVYIWDCVGELFAIECLLCEEHPLCTLSEFPEHMDVWHYDWTAEAHASLPDTTTTEDSCELLPQQWMEIEDSIAAEAVAAATESRLTVLSDSNNSADNNNDSETVTVASDVPETGSWHTATVLESDCSVVDVSSPAETFEAQLYDAEIEVCGEVNDLRSEKVCVEELQKSETEELAANSAHVNTMDTIVKKRVENPLLKRLRTEKLIEVYEKFPELWHKEKRGDQKTEAQAKAYRSISQKLKKFGINLKAAAVQRRLNALRKRYRLEKLEELKTQLKGQTYESSFEFYAHLQFLREHIEPQLCKICRRICKDPGDCCEGGEEGRTEENAITNETVEDEDVAVEGKEDNHVFCGAKEKRLEESMEERNEGNCEVENLVNEITLQLSKSAAQHFEVMVEEILKSEDVMQEAAKLETNTTELKNNEVDSIVESTNKLQEELTYVEQSTRYLEPRTTLQENRKADENPNEPNAPRRSLRKRNKIQILEVLELPRVKLFQAQEPEVSTSTPHHQQAVTVNEVSSFDADENMASEEYDSSNGDSGILHDYDEQTQAAPQYTEETESYARLTAEQAQKLIELYSEYPMLWDPDHADFKSRVRRRNVWRQITAQFNAHYQMCYTWVKLHRKMHDYIKYYRRERQRIELEGGCTRWCFYDNFAFLNEVLAEQCTDAPKLLLNKQQNLKIIEVYAAHPQLWNTNNELYKRRRMRSNIFKAMSEQLRDVHNINISALKLKQRIVEFRCTYRLEKERRCTTKLQGGTYEPCYEYYQLLNFLDEHIAPFNCDECGAQYKKHTEIERHMRQAHCNGKNKTKIVVTQHAPRSTASEKPTIALENICHICGMSFTLSRNLLCHLKRHSNQRQHMCAYCPKKFFDGPALRVHERSHTQSRPFVCEQCGVSYATGSKLNQHLKRHSGRRDFPCELCDKAFYTAFDCERHMRTHLNIREKVCPICGKDFGVGSSYYAHMLLHSAVKRYKCKMCCKQFAQFAGLYKHRKRYHPKEFAMERAKKSGRVTKNVTVSK